In Pseudomonas sp. HR96, the DNA window GCAGATGAGCTTCGAAAAACCGGTCAAGATCGGCGATACCTTGACCGTGCGCCTGGAAATTCTGGAAAAGCTGCCGAAGTTTCGCGTGCGCATCGCCACCCGCGTGTTCAACCAGCGCGACGAGCTGGTAGTCGATGGCGAGGCGCAGATCATCGCGCCGCGCAAGGGGCAGACCCTCACCCTGACCGAGCTGCCACCCATTTCGATTGGCTGAAGCCGCCCGTCCATGGCGCCTGCGTTGAACGGCTGCAGTCGCCGGCGAAGGGCTGCAAAGCGGCCCTGACCTCAGGCAAAGAGAGATCAGCGCTTCTTGGGTTTGTTCGCCTTTTTCGCCTTTTTCGCCGCCTTGCCCAGCGGCATGGCCTGTTCGAACTGCTGGCGCATCTCGTTGAGGCGCTTGTCCTTGAGATCATGGATGCGCTTGGCGCGTTCGCTGTTGAAGTCGATGATCGGCGTTTCGTCCTGGCTCATGGCTCTAAGTGCTCTGGTCGGTAAGGCATGGGCCATGATGGGGGTTGCGGGCGCCTCTGCCTAGATCTGAATATCCACCCACAGCCCTTGCCGCGGCTCGTTCTCGATCAATGGCGCGACCGGCACGGTATTGTCGGCGTTGAGTTCGGTGCCCGGAAGCGGCAGGTGCTGCTCGGGGTCGACGTGCTCGATGATCTGCCCGTCCTGGCGCTCGCGCTTCTGGCGGCGGCGCTGTTCCTCGCGCAGGCGGTCGGCCGACTCCTCGGCGTCGCGCTGGCGCAGGTCGACTTGGCTGTCGCCGGTCACCGGCTGCGCGGGCGCCACCGGCGGCACGATCGGCGCCGTCTTGGCAGGATCGAGCTGCGAAGTCACCGCGATCTGGTTCATGGGTAGTACGGATGACAGCATGAAGGGTCTCCTCTCTCAGTCTGTCTTTCGGCGTCGGCCAGCCAGACTTGAGCAGCACAATGCTCAATGTATCGACTCCGTCACACAACCACCAGGCGCGGATTCGCGGTAAATTGTCCGCTGGGCGCCGGAGTCTTTGGCCTCGGGGCCCCGTATCCGTTAGAATCGTCGGCTTTTTACAGGCGGGAGTCGAGCAACATGGCGCAGCAGTATCAACCAGGGCAACGCTGGATCAGCGACAGCGAAGCCGAGCTGGGCCTGGGCACGGTCCTGGCACAGGACGGGCGCCTCTTGACGG includes these proteins:
- a CDS encoding aspartate-semialdehyde dehydrogenase codes for the protein MLSSVLPMNQIAVTSQLDPAKTAPIVPPVAPAQPVTGDSQVDLRQRDAEESADRLREEQRRRQKRERQDGQIIEHVDPEQHLPLPGTELNADNTVPVAPLIENEPRQGLWVDIQI